The genomic segment CACCGCGCCCAGCGCGCTCACTGACGTTTTCGCGTCACCACCGTGTGACGTTGATTCCCTGACCTATGCGTGGCTTTGTGGGGAATCCTCTATTGCCACGACGGCGCGTCGCCTGTTGGTCAAGCAGGGCATGGATAAGAAAAAGATCTTCTTCTCCGGATATTGGAAGTTAGGGGTTGAACGATCCTAATAGCCGTTCCACTACATAGCCCAAGAAAATGCGCTCCTAGTTAGGCGTCCTCAATCTCCAGAAGGGCTAGGGTCGAGTGCTTGCGATCAAAGCACTGTACCACCGCAGCCCCTCCAATGTAGTCTTGAATGGTTTGCAGCATTTTTTCCGGCGTGGCCAGCACCATATGGAAGCCAAATTCGTTGAACACATCCATACCGCGGCGTGTGAACTGTGAATCGGCGCGGTCGAATGCCTCATCAAGGATGACCGTGCCAAAGCGGGAGAACTGCTTGCCGTCGTGCTCAATCGTGCAGTTCTTCGCACGACTGGTACTCAGCCCAGCACCAGTGAGTTGATACCGCAGGGCAGCGGCAAGGCAGAAGAAGACCAGCTTCTGTGCCTGTCCGCCGGAGAGCCCTTGGGCGGAGTCATACACAGCACCACGCGTCCCGTCGGCATTGTGCTCCACTCCCAGGAACGTCACATGCTTGCGGGTGTCCAAGCGCAGACGGTAAATGCGTTCGGGGGTTTCGTCGGTGATCTTCAACATCTCGATCACCGCCCGCAGCTTGAGAAAACGCTCTTCACTGGCCAGAGTGGATTCGTCATTTAGCACACCATCCACCACTTCTTTGAGCTTGGCCATAAACTCACGCGCCTCGGCGGGCTGAGATTCCCGAACTTCAATCTGCAGGTGAGTATCCGGCTCGAACTCGGCGGCCATCAGCGAGGCATTGATGGGTTCGATACCGTCGCGAATGGCCTGGGTGGCGCGTTGAATCTGTAGCAGCAGACGGTTCAGGTTGTTTTGCGTTTGGGAACGCAACAGCTCCAAGAAGCGCGCCTCGAATGCCGGGAGGTCATCATTTTCCAAGCGATGCAGCAATGCGATGAAGTCCCCGCGATACTCCTGTTCAGGGAACAGGTCTCCTCGCCGTTCCGGCCATTGTTGCAGGAATTCAAGCATCACCTGTGCGGTTTTCCGCTCCTGTTCGTGGAGTTTCCTGGCCAATGCCTGCTGTGCGGAATTCAACGCATCCAGCATCTTCTTCTGCACGTCCACAACGTTATCGGCACGAATTTTACGAGTGAAGGTTCCAACAAGCTCATTGAGGCGCTGTACGACCTCCTCAGGAACACTTCTGTTGATTTTTTGGCGTTCCTCCAGTTGGGCAATCAACTCCTCGGCTTGACGGAGTTCCCTGCGCAAACCACCCAACACGTCACGCGCCTCATCTTCTTGCTGTTTGAGTTTCTCCTGCTCAAACACCACACGATCCCGCTGGTCTTGGAGGGTCTTCAATTCTGGGTTGCTGTCGGTGAGTTCATCCACCACGGTTTGCCGCTGGCTGACGGCCTGTGCGGCTGCGGTTGTGTCAATCGCCGCGAAGTTTTCCACAGCAAGAAGGGTGTTACAGGCGTGGTGGCGGGTTGCCTCTTCTTTGACGGAGTCCTCGAATCCCTCGGAATCCGCGAAGCGTTTAGCCAGTTCGGCTTTTGCCATCCGAATCTGCTCACGTAGGGAATCGATTTTGTCATCGTAACTTGTGCTGAGCACCCAGCTGGAGCGGTCGTCGATCTGCGTGCGGTCGTCTTTTTCGTGGCGGAAATCGTTTCTGAACTGGCCGTTTCGCGTCACCGCCCTGCGTGTTTTGCGCAACTCGGCCACCGTGTCCACACACTCGTAGTCGAAGCGAGAGGATAGTTCGGATTGCAGCCAGGTAAAAAACCGTCCTGGTGTGACGTCAATTTTAGAACCTAAGCTACCCGCGGCAAAGGAAGACGGGATGCGCCGCGCCAGATCAGAAGTAAACCGGATGTAGACCAGCCGTGCCCCCAGATTCATCGCATCAATGGCATCGCTGACGCGGGCATAGTATTCCTCCGGCACAATAAGGGTGCGGGCAAAGCCACCAAGCACGCGTTCCGCCGCAGGCTGCCAATTGGTTTCGCTGTCGCGCATGGTCAGCAAATCAGCCACAAAAGGCAGCTCGTTTTCCTCGATCTCCACAAATTCCGCTACTCGACGCCGCGCCTCCAGCAAACGCTGGTCCATAGGGGACCGGTAGGTACGCACGAAATCCAGCTCTTGTTGCAGGCGCGTGACCGTTTCCTGCGTGGTGTTTAATGCCCCATACAGCGCCTGCCTGCGTTCGCTGTATTTTGATGCCTTGAGGACCAGTTCCGTGGTGAGTTCCTGCAACTGCAGGCGCAGATTCGTGAAGTCTTCACTGGTATTGGGAACAACAGCACCAACCACCCTGGTTGATTTTTCGAATAGTTCCCGAGCAGATTGGATGCTTTCTAGCTGTTGCTTGGCTTGAGTGAGGTCATGCTGGGCTTGAAGCAACCCAATATTTTCATGCCCATGAATCTGCACTTGGAGCTGATCATAGGTGGTTTTCAGATCCGCAGCCTGGGTGGAAATATCCTCCAAGGTGGCTTGCTGCACGGCAATGTCACCAGTGATTCTTTCCCATTTTGTTCGTTCCAAGGCGAGCCGATGGTGGGTGACGTATGCATCAAGATGGGTTTGTTCTTCTTCACGGAGCGTTGTTTCTGCGGTGAGGCGCGCAATATCCTCGTCAGCGCTGCGAATGGGCTCCAGTGCCTCAATTTGCATCCGCGCCGTGTGTACCCCCTGGTAGGCGGCGTTGAGTTCTGTGAACTTTTCCACGGCATCAGCTGCCGTTTTGAGGGTCGGTGGTTCGGGAAGCATGAAGTCTCGCATGAGTGCATTCAGATCCCCCAAAGACTTCGCTGATTGTGTGCGGTGGAGCAGGGTGAGCGCTGCTTGGTCGGCGATCCCGAGTTCCCTGCGGAAGACGTTCATAAAGGGGGAGTGGCTGCGTTGAACAGCCAACGCATCCTTGTGCTGCTGTTTGGCCTTACGCAAGTCAAGACCTTCTTTTGCGAGGTCATTAAATTCCCACAACTCAGCAACGCGGGGTACAAGCACAAACAGATTCACAATATCGGTGGGTTGATGGCAATGCGCACTGAGGAACATCAACCGTAGGGCGGTCACTGTTGCCCCTTCACCGTCCTCGTAAGTCAACGCCACCCCAGACCAGGTCGCGCCGGTACGCAGGTAGGACTGGGTGAGCTCGTCAATGTCCTCCGAATGCTCTCGACGCCATGCACCGCGGCAATAGGTAATCAAGTTACGGCCCGATTTAGTGCCGGGATCCTGAGCCGCTGCGTTGAAACGCATGGTGCTGGGCGGAACGAGGACGGCAGACACGGCGTCGATAAGCGTGGACTTGCCGGATCCGGACGCACCAGTGACCAGGTAGCCTTCCCGTGCCACCGGAACTGTATGCACGCCGCTGAATGTGCCCCAGTTGTACACCTGAATTGATGAAAGGCGGAATTGACCTGGGATTTTATTCATGAGTTACGGTCTCCCCACTGTCATCATCGTCATCATCCAGCAACGATGCGAAACTATCCGACACCGCCGCAACTTCCTCTGCTGTGAAAATGAGCCGCAACACGGGTGAAATTTCAAACCGGTCTTCCGTGGTGGTGGTGCGCACAATGGACCGATCTTTCATCTTGTTCCATGCAGCCTGAAACTTCTTCCTCTGCGCGGCCTTGTCATTGCCCGCCGCAGATTGGTAGGGCAGTGTTGCTTCAAATACCTCTTCCTCCCCGACCACGGCGCGCTCATTTGGGCTGGTCATCACCAACATGTGCCGCAGATGCAGAAGCACAACAGTCTCCATGAACGTCAGGGGGTGTTTGCGCATGAGTATGCGCGAGCCCTCGATATCTGTATCCCAATTTTTTGCGTAGGCCACGCCAGCGGAATCGTCGACAATTAGCGTTAAAAATAGGTTGTCCAGCTGCTGCGCCAGCACCTCGCGGTTCGCCGACACAGTGCGGAAAATTTCCGGTTGCTTATCTACCGAAATAAACGGGCCACGCAACAGGGCCGCAAAAGCCTGCCGCTGAGCTGCGGTGAGGGTGCCCGTGTCAGTTTCGTGAAGCTGCGATATCTCCGGCCCCGATGAGGTTTTCTCCACTCCATGCTTAGCCATCAGTATGCATCCCTTTGGTCGCAGTTTCGCTCACAGGCACTAGTCTTACGTGACGTTGATCCTGGCCTAGTTCCGCAAGGCTCTTCGGGGTAAAGCGATACCGCAAAACCTTTGCACGTTTAGTCCGCGTGGTATCGGCACCCCCGTCATACTGGGAGTCTTGGGAGGTGTCCCACGTTACATATTCAGTGCCACCAATACGTTCACCATGTTGCATAGCTAATTTCAGCACTCCCACTACACTAGCCAGTCCCTGGGTTGCCGGATGGGTTTTCAGTACATCCCCAACAGTGGCTATCTGGTGTTGCGTCAGCACCGAAACAATGTTGGCCTGCAGTTCCGCCCAGTCGATCTCCGAATCTCGCACTCTGGCCTGCAGTTCCGCTAAATTGGCTACGTCAGCCGGAGCCACTTCCATGTCACCTTCAATGTGGAAATCAGCAGGATCGTGCAGCACCCACGTGGACATGGAACTGGGATGTCGTGAGGTCAGCTCCAGATCCACACCAATTTTTGTGGAGGGGTTTACCTGGTGTCCGAGCCGCAGCGCCAATGCTTGTGCGTGGTTAATGGCGCTGGCCAGCGCCTGCTGGGACTCCACCTCGCGGGACTGCACGAAACGACGTAACGACCGTGCAAGACTGGTCATCGAGTTATGGACCTCATCTGAAGGTTCCTCAAGGTTGCGCAGCAACCAGCGCAGTTCAGCCCGCTGATCGGTAGAAAGATCCTCCACAAACGGACGGGAGAGAATACTTTCCAAAGTGGATTCCAAACGCGTCGATTGCTCACGATCAAACAACAACTCGTAAAAGCCGTTGAAGGATTTTCCCTCGTCCGAATCCTGGATTACATCAACGCCACGGAATACATTGTCTAGGACCTCGGCCGCCGACAGCTCGTCGACCAGGATCTGCTCACGTAAATTCTGATCCAGCTCCTCCGTGGCCTGCCGCACGCGTGCGAAATCACTGGGAATATCCGCAACAAGTGACAAAATATTCTCCACTTGCTCCCGTGCCTCATCTTCCGAAATCACATCCACACCGCGTTCCTGCACCAACGCAATGCGGCGTTCAATCTGCTTTTTTTCTTCTTCAAGGCGGGCCAGTACATGCGATTCGTCAGGGTCGGTGTCGATGGCTAGGCTGGTCAGGCGTTCCGCGACCGTGCTCAAACGCGACCGTGTTGCCGACTTCCGGGGTTTCAGCAGCACAGAGATGTAATCCAATGCCGTGATCGCATCTGTAGAGAGTTCGTAAAATTCCTCCTGCATCCCCTGCGGGCTTCGACGAATAAGAAAGCCAGCTTTCACCCAGTCGCTGATATACCCCACGGCATTTCGTGGTAGATCAAACCCCTCCTCCCGCAGTTCCACGAGAAGCGGATTCAGTTCTTCCACAAATTCCGTGCCCGTCACACTGCGCCGCTGACCATCAAAAACAGATCTAAATACGGCGGCAATAGCTGGCGCGTTGGACGAACGCAACAGCGACCACGCCGAACTTTCCGACGCCACCCGTTGACACTGCAACGCATCCGCGACAGCATTTACCGAGGACACAATCAACTCCCCATTCCAGGCCATCCACGTCCACAACTCTGTTCAAAACTAACACGACACCCCCGGCTCGTGGTCGTTTCTTACACCTACATTGCTTATCGACGCCCCCGGCCACCCCCGCCCCCGACCCAGCACAGGAATGTCCTCACCGTTTTCGGTAGAGAGACTTCACTTGGTATTCCGGTTCCGAGGTGACCAGAACGCCCAGATTACGGAAAATCCCCTCGTCCACCGGCCCCAGGATAGTGGTGGTGTGGACATCACACCCTCGAAGATTTTGCAGCTGATCCAGGGCCCTGCGGGATTCCTCGCTCGTCCCCGCAGACACCGACAGCGCAATCAAGACCTCATCAGTGTGCAAACGTGGGTTCTTGCTTCCAAGGTGAGTGGTCTTGAGTGTTTGGATGGGTTCGATGGAGGCGGGTGACAGCAGGTCCGTCTCGGCGTCGATACCCGCCAGGTGCTTCAGCGCATTGAGCAACATTGCGGCAGAACATCCGAGAAGTGGCGATGTTTTTCCTGTAATGATTGTCCCATCGGCGAGTTGGATAGCAGACCCTGGATCACCAGTCGCAGCCGCAATATTCAGAGCTGGCTGCACCACGGCGCGATCACCTGCGGCAATGCCGGCCTTGCTCATAATCATGGCGACGCGGGAGGACAGGACGTCGTCAAGCTCCCCGCGGCGTTCCTCCACCAGAGCCTTGTAGTAGCGGCGAATGATCTCCTGCTTGGCGGCCTCCCGGCAGACCTCATCATCGGAGATGCAGTAGCCAGCCATGTTTACCCCCATATCGGTGGGGGACGCGTAGGGGGAATCACCGGAGAGTTCTTCCATCAGAAGCTTTAGCAGCGGAAAAACCTCAACGTCACGGTTATAGCTGGTCACCTGCTCTCCATAGGTGGCGAGGTGGAATGGATCAATGAGGTTAATGTCGTCCAAATCGACGGTGGCTGCCTCGTAGGCGAGATTCACCGGATGTTCCAATGGCAGATTCCAAACAGGGAAGGTCTCAAACTTGGCGTATCCGACGGGAATGCCACGCTGATGCTCGTGGTAGAGCTGCGACAAACAAGTGGCCAGCTTCCCAGAACCAGGTCCCGGCGCGGTGACGACAATCAAGTCTCGTGTGGTCTCAACATAGTCGTTGACACCAAATCCATCTTCACTGACAATACGGCGAGTATTTGCCGGATAGCCAGGGATAATGCGGTGACGTGACACCTTCAATCCGAGACGTTCTAGGCGTTCCTTGAAGGCGATGGCAACGCGGTTATCGTCCTCCAGCTGCGTCAACACCACATTGTCCACCAAGAAGCCGCGCTCGCGGAACACATCGACAAGGCGGAGCACATCCTCCTCGTAGGGGATGCCCAGGTCAGCGCGCACTTTTTGACGCTCCAGGTCTTTGGCGTTGATGCACACAATGATTTCCAGCTGGTCTTTCAGCTGCTCCAGCATGGCGATTTTGTTGTCTGGCGTAAACCCTGGCAGCACCCGTGAGGCGTGCATGTCGTCGAAAAGCTTGCCACCCATTTCCAAGTAGAGTTTGCCGCCAAAGTCTTCCCTGCGCGCTTTAATGTGTTGCGACTGCAAGGCGATGTATTTTTCACGGTCAAAACCGATGGGTGTGTGTGGTGTGCCGTCCGACATTGTGCAGCGCCCTTCGTGCGTAAAAGGTCCAGTAACACTAGGATTCTAGCGCCTGACAGAAATCAAGGCCACTTGCAACAGGGCTCGATGCACCACTTGTGGCGATGATCGCGGGGAGCTGGCACGAAAGAACGTGCCGCGGAGAAACGTCGCGGGGGCACCCTTGAGGGGCACTCTCACAATGTCAACAAAGCGGCATGAGGAGATTCCTGGGGGTACGTGGATATATAGCCCCCACCCCCACCCCCAAGCCTGGGCAAACCATAGAGATTGCCACATATTTCACAAAGACCCTTAACAGGCCAGTTAAGTTAGGATAGCCTTTAATAAGTCAGCTAGATACTCTAGGCGCGTAAAGGATCGCGTACGGGTCCTTGATGTGGCACCGCACATAACTCCGTACGCGCTCGCACATCAAGGAGGAAAACGCACATGGCCAAGGTCAGACGTCAGGTACCGCACCCAGACGAGATTTTTGAACTGCTGAAGTTCAAAAAGCCAGACCTCAATCTCAAGCACGCCCGCTTGGAAAAAGCACAAACCATTGAGGACTTGCGGAAAATTGCAAAGCGCCGCACCCCATCAGCCGCGTTCGACTACACCGATGGTGCAGCCGACGACGAAATTTCGATGAACCGTGCCCGCCAAGCCTTCAAAGACGTGGAATTCCACCCGTCCATCCTCAACGATGTCACCAACGTAGACACGTCCTGCGAGATATTCGGTGGCCCCTCCGCGCTTCCTTTCGGCATCGCACCAACGGGCTTCACTCGTCTGATGCAAACCGAAGGCGAACTGGCCGGTGCTTCAGCGGCAGGCAAGGCTGGGATTCCCTTCTGCCTTTCCACCCTGGGCACCACCTCTATTGAGGACGTCAAGGCTGCCAACCCCCATGGGCGGAACATGTTCCAGCTTTACGTCATGCGGCAGCGAGAAATCTCCTACGGGCTGGTGGAACGCGCCGCAAAAGCCGGTTTTGACACCCTATTCTTCACCGTGGACACCCCCGTCGCGGGTGCTCGTCTACGCGATAAGCGCAACGGCTTCTCCATTCCGCCGCAGATTTCCCTGGGTACGGTGCTCAATGCCATCCCACGTCCATGGTGGTGGTGGGACTTCATCACCACACCAACCCTGTCCTTTGCATCCCTGAGCAGCACTGGCGGCACCGTCGGCGAACTCCTGAACTCCGCTATGGACCCCTCCATCCAGTTCTCCGACCTGGAGGAAATTCGCTCAATCTGGCCAGGCAAGCTCGTGGTCAAGGGTGTTCAGAACGTTGAAGACTCCAAGAAGCTCGCAGACCTTGGTGTTGACGGCATCATCTTGTCTAACCACGGCGGTCGACAGCTCGATCGCGCTCCCGTGCCCTTCCACCTCGTTCCCGAGGTTGTCCGCGAGGTGGGCAAGGACCTCGACGTCGCTATGGACACGGGCATCATGCACGGTGCCGATATCGTCGCAGCTCTCGCGGTGGGTGCCAAGTTCACCTTCATCGGTCGCGCATACCTCTACGGCCTCATGGCCGGCGGCGAAGCTGGCGTAGCCAAGACCATTGAGATCCTTTCGGAGCAGGTCCGCCGCACCATGCAACTGCTGCAGGTTGAGACGATTGACGAACTCGGACCCCAGCATGTTACACAGCTCACTCGCCTTGCGCCCCGCAAACTAGCCAAGGATACACACGTTCTCTAACCCTGTATTCTCGCGTATCGACGCCCGTCCGAACCCGCGATCCATCGTAGGTTCGGGCTTATCTTACGATGGGGCGGCAATCTATCGGCACATAACTGTTAAGTGCCGGTAGATTGTGCGAGAATGGGCACATAACTGTTAAATGCCGCTACGCCTCCAGCATCACCACGATAAATCACACCTGCCTATACCGCTGTTTCGGACTCCGACCG from the Corynebacterium durum genome contains:
- a CDS encoding DUF3375 domain-containing protein — its product is MAWNGELIVSSVNAVADALQCQRVASESSAWSLLRSSNAPAIAAVFRSVFDGQRRSVTGTEFVEELNPLLVELREEGFDLPRNAVGYISDWVKAGFLIRRSPQGMQEEFYELSTDAITALDYISVLLKPRKSATRSRLSTVAERLTSLAIDTDPDESHVLARLEEEKKQIERRIALVQERGVDVISEDEAREQVENILSLVADIPSDFARVRQATEELDQNLREQILVDELSAAEVLDNVFRGVDVIQDSDEGKSFNGFYELLFDREQSTRLESTLESILSRPFVEDLSTDQRAELRWLLRNLEEPSDEVHNSMTSLARSLRRFVQSREVESQQALASAINHAQALALRLGHQVNPSTKIGVDLELTSRHPSSMSTWVLHDPADFHIEGDMEVAPADVANLAELQARVRDSEIDWAELQANIVSVLTQHQIATVGDVLKTHPATQGLASVVGVLKLAMQHGERIGGTEYVTWDTSQDSQYDGGADTTRTKRAKVLRYRFTPKSLAELGQDQRHVRLVPVSETATKGMHTDG
- a CDS encoding DUF1846 domain-containing protein: MSDGTPHTPIGFDREKYIALQSQHIKARREDFGGKLYLEMGGKLFDDMHASRVLPGFTPDNKIAMLEQLKDQLEIIVCINAKDLERQKVRADLGIPYEEDVLRLVDVFRERGFLVDNVVLTQLEDDNRVAIAFKERLERLGLKVSRHRIIPGYPANTRRIVSEDGFGVNDYVETTRDLIVVTAPGPGSGKLATCLSQLYHEHQRGIPVGYAKFETFPVWNLPLEHPVNLAYEAATVDLDDINLIDPFHLATYGEQVTSYNRDVEVFPLLKLLMEELSGDSPYASPTDMGVNMAGYCISDDEVCREAAKQEIIRRYYKALVEERRGELDDVLSSRVAMIMSKAGIAAGDRAVVQPALNIAAATGDPGSAIQLADGTIITGKTSPLLGCSAAMLLNALKHLAGIDAETDLLSPASIEPIQTLKTTHLGSKNPRLHTDEVLIALSVSAGTSEESRRALDQLQNLRGCDVHTTTILGPVDEGIFRNLGVLVTSEPEYQVKSLYRKR
- a CDS encoding alpha-hydroxy acid oxidase, translating into MAKVRRQVPHPDEIFELLKFKKPDLNLKHARLEKAQTIEDLRKIAKRRTPSAAFDYTDGAADDEISMNRARQAFKDVEFHPSILNDVTNVDTSCEIFGGPSALPFGIAPTGFTRLMQTEGELAGASAAGKAGIPFCLSTLGTTSIEDVKAANPHGRNMFQLYVMRQREISYGLVERAAKAGFDTLFFTVDTPVAGARLRDKRNGFSIPPQISLGTVLNAIPRPWWWWDFITTPTLSFASLSSTGGTVGELLNSAMDPSIQFSDLEEIRSIWPGKLVVKGVQNVEDSKKLADLGVDGIILSNHGGRQLDRAPVPFHLVPEVVREVGKDLDVAMDTGIMHGADIVAALAVGAKFTFIGRAYLYGLMAGGEAGVAKTIEILSEQVRRTMQLLQVETIDELGPQHVTQLTRLAPRKLAKDTHVL
- a CDS encoding ATP-binding protein; protein product: MNKIPGQFRLSSIQVYNWGTFSGVHTVPVAREGYLVTGASGSGKSTLIDAVSAVLVPPSTMRFNAAAQDPGTKSGRNLITYCRGAWRREHSEDIDELTQSYLRTGATWSGVALTYEDGEGATVTALRLMFLSAHCHQPTDIVNLFVLVPRVAELWEFNDLAKEGLDLRKAKQQHKDALAVQRSHSPFMNVFRRELGIADQAALTLLHRTQSAKSLGDLNALMRDFMLPEPPTLKTAADAVEKFTELNAAYQGVHTARMQIEALEPIRSADEDIARLTAETTLREEEQTHLDAYVTHHRLALERTKWERITGDIAVQQATLEDISTQAADLKTTYDQLQVQIHGHENIGLLQAQHDLTQAKQQLESIQSARELFEKSTRVVGAVVPNTSEDFTNLRLQLQELTTELVLKASKYSERRQALYGALNTTQETVTRLQQELDFVRTYRSPMDQRLLEARRRVAEFVEIEENELPFVADLLTMRDSETNWQPAAERVLGGFARTLIVPEEYYARVSDAIDAMNLGARLVYIRFTSDLARRIPSSFAAGSLGSKIDVTPGRFFTWLQSELSSRFDYECVDTVAELRKTRRAVTRNGQFRNDFRHEKDDRTQIDDRSSWVLSTSYDDKIDSLREQIRMAKAELAKRFADSEGFEDSVKEEATRHHACNTLLAVENFAAIDTTAAAQAVSQRQTVVDELTDSNPELKTLQDQRDRVVFEQEKLKQQEDEARDVLGGLRRELRQAEELIAQLEERQKINRSVPEEVVQRLNELVGTFTRKIRADNVVDVQKKMLDALNSAQQALARKLHEQERKTAQVMLEFLQQWPERRGDLFPEQEYRGDFIALLHRLENDDLPAFEARFLELLRSQTQNNLNRLLLQIQRATQAIRDGIEPINASLMAAEFEPDTHLQIEVRESQPAEAREFMAKLKEVVDGVLNDESTLASEERFLKLRAVIEMLKITDETPERIYRLRLDTRKHVTFLGVEHNADGTRGAVYDSAQGLSGGQAQKLVFFCLAAALRYQLTGAGLSTSRAKNCTIEHDGKQFSRFGTVILDEAFDRADSQFTRRGMDVFNEFGFHMVLATPEKMLQTIQDYIGGAAVVQCFDRKHSTLALLEIEDA
- a CDS encoding DUF4194 domain-containing protein — its product is MAKHGVEKTSSGPEISQLHETDTGTLTAAQRQAFAALLRGPFISVDKQPEIFRTVSANREVLAQQLDNLFLTLIVDDSAGVAYAKNWDTDIEGSRILMRKHPLTFMETVVLLHLRHMLVMTSPNERAVVGEEEVFEATLPYQSAAGNDKAAQRKKFQAAWNKMKDRSIVRTTTTEDRFEISPVLRLIFTAEEVAAVSDSFASLLDDDDDDSGETVTHE